From Gordonia crocea, the proteins below share one genomic window:
- a CDS encoding flavin-containing monooxygenase, with protein sequence MTEPDHLVAIIGAGPGGICASVLLQEKGINDFVIVDQAHDFGGSWRDNHYPGLGVDVPGFTYQYSFARNPEWRRMFPMGKQVWEYHCTVARRYGLYEHARWGTRVVKEEWDSDAGYWRLHVADGSQITARFVISAVGAYILAKEDPGIEGYRDFAGKVLRPNDWDHDYDLRDKRVAVIGTGASSVQITPSIAPDVQALEVFQRTAVWALPKPDFALPRPVGKAMASSPVGAGLGGIANLVVEGALRLVYQTPRPLFRLAAPLFDSISRALYRSYLRVIVRDADTRRRLMPDYGPLGKRPTLSNRFLQAFNRRNVSLVDTPIERIDAEGIWTTDGVHHRFDAIVLATGYHLFSDPESYVEGTVVGRDGFDLGIFYNEQRLQAYQSVSVPKLPNRWMLVGPYSWIGTGWHELVEISSSHAVNVIAAAVGRGEDVVEVSQQAHDEYHAMIRRNDENIDYYFNTVNAGLRTYYVNSAGDMPYIRPTSLFTARKQSRDVDLSAYTFRRVSETETDRPQKPRQRRRAAAAGK encoded by the coding sequence ATGACCGAACCAGATCATCTCGTCGCGATCATCGGAGCCGGTCCCGGAGGAATCTGTGCGTCGGTCCTGCTGCAAGAGAAGGGGATCAACGACTTCGTGATCGTGGACCAAGCGCACGACTTCGGTGGCAGCTGGCGCGATAACCACTATCCGGGTCTTGGGGTCGACGTCCCGGGCTTCACCTATCAGTATTCATTCGCGCGGAACCCCGAGTGGCGTCGGATGTTCCCGATGGGGAAGCAGGTTTGGGAGTACCACTGCACGGTCGCGCGCCGCTATGGGTTGTACGAACACGCCCGCTGGGGTACGCGGGTGGTGAAGGAGGAGTGGGATTCTGATGCCGGCTACTGGCGGCTGCACGTCGCCGATGGATCGCAGATTACCGCCCGATTCGTCATCTCCGCCGTCGGCGCCTACATCCTGGCCAAGGAGGACCCGGGGATTGAGGGCTACCGTGATTTCGCTGGCAAGGTCCTGCGGCCCAACGATTGGGATCACGACTACGACCTGCGGGACAAGCGTGTGGCGGTTATCGGCACCGGGGCCAGCTCAGTCCAGATCACCCCGTCGATAGCGCCGGATGTCCAGGCGCTGGAGGTCTTTCAGCGGACGGCGGTGTGGGCTCTGCCGAAGCCCGACTTCGCACTTCCGAGGCCGGTCGGGAAGGCAATGGCCAGCTCGCCGGTCGGCGCCGGACTCGGTGGGATCGCCAATCTCGTGGTCGAAGGAGCACTGCGTTTGGTGTACCAGACGCCACGACCGCTGTTTCGCCTGGCCGCGCCGCTTTTCGACTCGATCAGCCGCGCGCTCTACCGCTCGTACCTCCGCGTCATCGTGCGCGACGCGGACACCCGGCGCCGCCTGATGCCCGACTATGGGCCGCTGGGCAAGCGTCCGACCCTGTCCAACCGCTTTCTCCAGGCTTTCAACCGGCGCAACGTCTCACTCGTCGATACGCCGATTGAACGTATCGACGCCGAGGGCATTTGGACGACTGATGGTGTGCATCATCGGTTCGACGCGATCGTTCTGGCGACCGGATACCACCTGTTCTCCGACCCGGAAAGCTACGTCGAGGGCACGGTCGTCGGGCGCGATGGGTTCGACCTGGGGATCTTCTACAACGAGCAACGCCTGCAGGCGTACCAGTCAGTCTCGGTGCCCAAGCTGCCCAACCGCTGGATGTTGGTGGGTCCCTATTCGTGGATCGGGACCGGGTGGCATGAACTCGTGGAGATCTCCTCGTCACACGCGGTGAACGTGATCGCCGCGGCAGTGGGCCGGGGGGAGGACGTGGTCGAGGTGTCGCAACAAGCCCACGACGAGTACCACGCGATGATCCGGCGCAACGACGAGAACATCGACTACTACTTCAACACCGTGAACGCGGGCCTGCGGACCTACTACGTGAACTCCGCCGGCGATATGCCCTACATCAGGCCGACGAGCCTGTTCACTGCGCGCAAGCAGAGTCGCGACGTCGACCTGAGTGCGTACACCTTCCGCCGCGTGTCGGAGACCGAAACCGACCGCCCCCAGAAGCCCCGTCAACGTCGCCGTGCTGCCGCGGCAGGAAAGTAG
- a CDS encoding SDR family NAD(P)-dependent oxidoreductase produces the protein MRFAKFPVNGSVALVTGGARGIGYAIADRLSRAGARVVIADLDEVDAKEAAQRLGRGAVGIGLDVRSRDRYEAVVDEIESSTGPIDIVVNNAGIMPVGPILDDGPGVAAATMDVNFWAHHHSFTILAPRMVGRGRGHFINVTSAAGAIHSPGLAVYVASKHAATGFGRSAREELQGTGVTVSVVMPSAVRTELVDGIPFKRWERLGIVSPTMVARRAVGTLRRRPAVVGVPTGTVPLLRLYHVVPEWAWLLGRRLVGADRTLEPYDKAARADYDARIEIQTIESGAGKWH, from the coding sequence ATGAGATTCGCCAAGTTTCCGGTCAATGGTTCCGTCGCTTTGGTTACCGGCGGGGCCCGCGGGATCGGCTATGCCATCGCTGACCGACTCTCCCGCGCGGGGGCGCGTGTCGTGATCGCCGATCTCGATGAAGTCGACGCCAAGGAGGCTGCCCAGCGGCTCGGCCGCGGAGCGGTGGGCATCGGACTCGACGTGCGCAGCCGCGACCGCTATGAAGCTGTGGTCGACGAGATCGAGAGCTCGACCGGGCCGATCGACATCGTCGTCAACAACGCCGGCATCATGCCCGTGGGTCCCATCCTCGATGACGGGCCCGGTGTCGCTGCAGCGACCATGGACGTCAACTTTTGGGCCCACCACCATTCGTTCACGATCCTCGCGCCCCGGATGGTCGGCCGAGGGCGTGGGCACTTCATCAACGTCACCTCGGCGGCCGGTGCCATTCATTCGCCGGGGTTGGCGGTGTACGTCGCCAGTAAGCACGCGGCAACCGGCTTTGGCCGCAGTGCCCGCGAAGAGTTGCAGGGGACCGGAGTCACCGTGTCGGTGGTGATGCCATCGGCAGTGCGAACCGAACTCGTCGACGGGATTCCCTTCAAACGCTGGGAGCGTCTGGGGATCGTCTCGCCGACGATGGTCGCGCGGCGGGCGGTAGGCACCCTGCGGCGGCGCCCCGCCGTGGTCGGCGTCCCGACGGGTACCGTCCCGCTGCTCCGGCTCTATCACGTCGTACCCGAATGGGCCTGGCTGCTGGGACGTCGGCTCGTCGGAGCGGATCGGACCCTCGAACCCTATGACAAAGCGGCGCGTGCCGACTATGACGCTCGGATCGAGATCCAGACCATCGAAAGTGGGGCAGGGAAATGGCACTGA
- a CDS encoding flavin-containing monooxygenase, with the protein MALKKSKRVQAQTAPGCDHLAIIVGAGFGGLGMAIALKRQGFDDFVVLERSSGVGGTWYANTYPDVAVDVPGIVYQFSFAKNPDWSRTFPKGAEVRAYIEDLVEEYDLDRHLRLNHDMVSREWDESAQQWKVGLADGRTLTAKYVISAVGAFVEPRVPDIAGLGDFAGKVIQTQAWDHDYDLTGKRVAVIGTGATSVQLVPELAERAAHLDVYQRRAIWVFAKPDFAIPKTVRTAFRYLPVLQSLIRGVVAAAVEVGLVGITVYGKQVAPLTLVPNWACRAFLFTQVRDKELRRKLTPSYGFGCKRPSVSNRYYKAYTRANVDLVTDPIERITPAGVATAVGVERPVDVLVLATGFEMSQSPEPYRRRPVRGRDGFDLAEFYDKNRAKAYEGVCMPGLPNHFFVFGPFSWSGSSWHVMVENAMRIATRLISETERRGASSVTVTDAANERFFEFISARGSDTLMHGKACINANSYYIDKHGDFGFLRPTTAYQSTKASKRIPMEDFDFQYGPRVENEPAAQLEVVK; encoded by the coding sequence ATGGCACTGAAGAAGTCGAAGCGGGTCCAGGCGCAAACCGCCCCCGGATGTGATCATCTGGCCATCATCGTCGGCGCCGGTTTCGGTGGCCTGGGCATGGCCATTGCTCTCAAGCGGCAGGGATTCGACGATTTCGTCGTCCTTGAACGGTCATCCGGGGTTGGGGGGACTTGGTATGCGAATACCTATCCCGACGTCGCGGTCGATGTGCCGGGAATCGTGTACCAGTTCTCGTTCGCGAAGAATCCAGACTGGTCGCGCACCTTCCCCAAGGGGGCCGAAGTGCGTGCCTACATCGAAGATCTCGTCGAAGAATACGATCTGGACCGACATTTGCGACTCAACCACGACATGGTCTCGCGCGAGTGGGACGAGTCGGCGCAACAGTGGAAGGTCGGTCTGGCCGACGGCCGGACCCTGACGGCGAAGTACGTGATCTCGGCGGTCGGCGCCTTCGTGGAGCCGCGGGTCCCCGACATCGCGGGACTCGGCGACTTTGCGGGGAAGGTGATCCAGACGCAGGCCTGGGACCACGATTACGATCTGACGGGCAAGCGCGTCGCAGTGATCGGGACCGGTGCGACATCGGTCCAGTTGGTTCCCGAACTGGCGGAACGCGCCGCCCACCTCGACGTGTACCAGCGCCGTGCCATCTGGGTCTTCGCGAAGCCCGACTTCGCCATCCCCAAAACGGTGCGGACGGCGTTTCGTTACCTACCGGTCCTGCAGAGCTTGATCCGGGGAGTGGTGGCGGCGGCCGTCGAGGTCGGGCTGGTCGGGATCACGGTCTATGGCAAGCAAGTCGCACCGCTGACGCTGGTGCCCAACTGGGCCTGCCGCGCATTTCTCTTCACCCAAGTCCGGGATAAGGAACTGCGGCGGAAGCTGACCCCCTCCTATGGGTTCGGGTGTAAGCGTCCGAGTGTCTCCAACCGCTACTACAAGGCCTACACGAGGGCTAACGTCGATCTGGTCACCGACCCGATCGAGCGGATCACCCCGGCCGGGGTCGCCACCGCTGTCGGCGTCGAGCGGCCCGTTGACGTGCTTGTGTTGGCCACGGGTTTCGAGATGAGTCAGAGCCCCGAGCCTTACCGCAGAAGGCCGGTGCGTGGGCGCGACGGCTTTGACCTTGCCGAGTTTTACGACAAGAACCGCGCGAAGGCCTACGAGGGGGTGTGTATGCCGGGATTGCCCAACCACTTCTTTGTGTTCGGCCCGTTCTCCTGGAGTGGTAGCAGTTGGCACGTCATGGTGGAGAACGCCATGCGGATCGCCACGCGGCTCATTTCCGAAACCGAGCGTCGCGGGGCATCGTCGGTGACGGTGACCGATGCGGCGAACGAGCGGTTCTTCGAATTTATCTCCGCGCGGGGGTCGGATACGTTGATGCACGGTAAAGCGTGTATCAATGCGAACTCGTACTACATCGACAAACACGGGGATTTCGGTTTCCTCCGTCCGACGACGGCCTATCAATCGACGAAGGCCAGCAAGCGAATTCCCATGGAAGACTTTGACTTCCAGTACGGCCCGCGGGTCGAGAATGAACCCGCCGCCCAATTGGAGGTAGTCAAATGA
- a CDS encoding TetR/AcrR family transcriptional regulator, which translates to MDGGASATDESGSASHSPTAAPAPRRGRPVSVGLAERRREELTRAAYEVFVEYPYDDAPVSEIARRAGVGQGTLYRYVDGKRELLDLVVDWCVDRLMEAIDPEMVLAAAEADDPSALQVVVDDIGRRLFDLIDAEPGLLRILTVQGGAVDRELRYRITGIYNTVDSLIVRVLTTATENGWMNLDNQRAELIARILPSLGLPGLVLALTPSEDQMGKRAEYVGAASQIARHGLLGAGRDDG; encoded by the coding sequence ATGGATGGCGGCGCTTCGGCAACAGACGAGAGCGGTAGCGCCTCGCACTCTCCGACTGCCGCACCGGCTCCGCGCAGGGGCCGACCGGTCTCGGTCGGACTCGCGGAGCGGCGCCGCGAAGAGCTGACGCGGGCGGCCTATGAGGTATTCGTCGAGTATCCGTACGACGACGCCCCCGTCAGCGAGATCGCCCGCCGGGCGGGCGTGGGACAAGGGACCCTCTACCGATATGTCGACGGCAAGCGCGAACTCCTCGACCTGGTGGTCGACTGGTGTGTGGACCGCCTCATGGAGGCCATCGATCCAGAAATGGTTCTGGCGGCGGCGGAGGCCGACGATCCCAGCGCGCTGCAGGTCGTGGTCGACGATATCGGTCGACGGTTGTTCGATCTCATCGACGCCGAGCCCGGGTTGTTGCGCATTCTGACGGTGCAGGGCGGGGCCGTCGACCGCGAACTGCGCTACCGCATCACCGGTATCTACAACACGGTCGATTCGCTGATCGTGCGGGTCTTGACCACGGCGACCGAGAACGGCTGGATGAATCTCGACAACCAGCGGGCTGAGCTCATCGCACGCATCCTTCCGTCGCTGGGCCTCCCCGGTCTGGTGTTGGCCTTGACCCCTTCGGAAGACCAGATGGGAAAACGGGCGGAGTACGTCGGCGCCGCATCACAGATTGCCCGGCACGGGCTTCTCGGGGCGGGACGCGACGATGGCTAG
- a CDS encoding TetR/AcrR family transcriptional regulator, with amino-acid sequence MARASRRNELLDAALAEWASRGYAAIGVKEITARAEVSHGTFYNYFENRRQMLDVLIQREMADYLEILSASARDIARPVTDDSLHAEITRVSSEILRRALRETDDLAFILLDVAGIDDDALQGQIELFRDAGRRAQTILASAVADGVIDESVSLEFAGQAWISAILGLLAPVVADGRDLGDIDSVARVLADALLHGVPVPVPDDAA; translated from the coding sequence ATGGCTAGGGCATCCCGGCGCAATGAATTGCTGGACGCGGCCCTCGCCGAGTGGGCGAGCCGCGGCTACGCGGCCATCGGGGTCAAGGAAATCACCGCACGCGCCGAGGTGAGCCACGGCACCTTCTACAACTATTTCGAGAACCGCCGACAGATGCTCGACGTGCTCATCCAGAGGGAGATGGCCGACTATTTGGAGATCCTGTCCGCGTCGGCGCGCGACATCGCGCGCCCGGTGACCGATGATTCTCTTCATGCCGAGATTACCCGCGTCTCGTCGGAGATTCTGCGCCGCGCTCTGCGCGAGACAGACGATTTGGCCTTCATTCTGCTCGACGTCGCAGGAATCGACGACGATGCCCTGCAGGGACAGATCGAACTGTTCCGCGATGCCGGGCGACGCGCTCAGACGATTCTGGCATCGGCTGTTGCCGATGGCGTGATCGACGAGTCGGTCAGTCTGGAGTTCGCCGGCCAGGCATGGATTTCGGCCATTCTCGGTCTGCTTGCGCCGGTAGTCGCCGATGGCAGAGACCTGGGCGACATCGATTCGGTCGCACGAGTTCTTGCCGACGCGCTCCTGCATGGCGTTCCCGTCCCGGTTCCCGACGACGCTGCCTGA
- a CDS encoding SRPBCC family protein: protein MQPLARFRFRATAPVTLESAAEAIDTAPFCTHVVYDFPDIDPDDLWSIVSSDRMWSWLPFVWGCRYPDDGAEVAVGTVRDFQMFLHHWLIYAQREQILVWEPSARLAYTATDATLPFFGTWFEDYRISARPAGGSRLSWTMAVHVRFLGRLPLRWTAPLFQAIFRFGLRGLPREHRNGLTAVRETTI from the coding sequence ATGCAGCCCCTCGCCCGCTTCCGGTTCCGCGCCACCGCCCCGGTTACCCTCGAGTCCGCCGCCGAAGCGATTGACACGGCGCCGTTCTGCACCCACGTCGTCTACGATTTCCCCGACATCGACCCCGACGACCTGTGGTCGATCGTGTCCTCCGACCGGATGTGGTCGTGGCTGCCCTTCGTGTGGGGCTGCCGCTATCCCGACGACGGTGCCGAGGTTGCCGTCGGCACGGTTCGCGACTTCCAGATGTTCCTCCACCACTGGCTGATCTACGCCCAGCGTGAGCAGATACTCGTCTGGGAGCCGAGCGCACGCCTCGCGTATACGGCCACCGACGCCACCCTGCCCTTCTTTGGCACCTGGTTCGAGGACTATCGGATCAGCGCGCGGCCCGCGGGCGGCTCGCGGCTGAGTTGGACGATGGCGGTGCACGTCCGATTCCTGGGCCGCCTACCGTTGCGGTGGACTGCACCGCTGTTCCAGGCCATCTTCCGGTTCGGGCTACGCGGGCTCCCCCGCGAGCACCGCAACGGCCTGACCGCCGTTCGCGAAACGACCATCTGA
- a CDS encoding flavin-containing monooxygenase has product MGDTTPRTTDVEVAIIGAGAGGICAGIKLQEIGIDDFVLIERADDLGGTWRANTYPNVGADLPFLAYQFSFAPKNDWSHFFAKGDEIQDYHVGLAKDAGLDAKTIFGTEVVREQWDEHNHHWELHTATGQTITARFVLSAVGAYINPKDKPDIEGLSTFEGKVVIPSGWDHDYDFAGKRVAVIGVGSSAVQIAPALAEQVEHLDIYQRTPQWYFPKPDFATPRWLQRALGLPRLAGWLHEAILAVMELGLRVLIYTPRWLFAPAANTFDRAGHALYRLWLRLCVKDRETRRKLDPSYGPGCTRGTLGGGYLSVFNRDNVALHTTGIDHIEPDAVVTADGVRRPIDALVLATGYEMFSDPETYREGTVVGHNGFDLGRYYNSVGLRAYHSTAVAGLPNRWMLVGPYSWTGTAFHYILENATRHITAVLDETRDRGATRVEVTEQAQARFHDDMVKRGQNLAHYFSIHCAGSNTYFVNSQGESVYVRPWTIYQSRRRSVEFDRSDYRFTSGRPTPAESEASLSAVN; this is encoded by the coding sequence ATGGGAGACACTACGCCGCGCACCACCGACGTCGAGGTCGCAATCATCGGAGCCGGAGCAGGCGGGATCTGCGCCGGAATCAAGTTGCAAGAAATCGGCATCGACGACTTCGTCCTGATCGAGCGGGCAGACGACCTGGGGGGCACCTGGCGGGCCAACACGTACCCGAACGTCGGCGCCGACCTGCCGTTCCTCGCCTACCAATTCTCATTCGCCCCCAAGAACGACTGGAGCCACTTCTTCGCCAAGGGCGACGAGATCCAGGACTACCACGTCGGCCTGGCGAAAGACGCAGGCCTGGATGCCAAGACAATCTTCGGCACCGAAGTCGTTCGCGAGCAGTGGGACGAGCACAACCACCACTGGGAACTGCACACCGCCACCGGACAGACGATCACCGCACGATTCGTCCTCAGTGCCGTCGGCGCCTACATCAACCCCAAGGACAAGCCGGACATCGAAGGCCTGTCGACCTTCGAGGGGAAGGTCGTGATCCCCTCGGGGTGGGATCACGACTACGACTTCGCCGGCAAACGCGTCGCCGTGATCGGCGTCGGGTCCAGTGCGGTTCAGATCGCCCCGGCGCTCGCCGAACAGGTCGAGCACCTGGATATCTACCAGCGCACCCCCCAGTGGTACTTCCCCAAGCCAGACTTCGCGACCCCCCGATGGTTGCAGCGCGCACTGGGCCTCCCTCGCCTGGCCGGATGGCTCCACGAAGCCATCCTCGCCGTGATGGAACTCGGATTGCGGGTGTTGATCTACACCCCGCGCTGGCTGTTCGCGCCGGCCGCCAACACCTTCGACCGCGCCGGACACGCGCTCTACCGCCTGTGGCTGAGACTGTGCGTCAAGGATCGGGAAACCCGCCGCAAACTCGACCCGTCCTATGGACCGGGCTGTACGCGCGGCACCCTGGGGGGCGGCTATCTCTCGGTTTTCAACCGCGACAATGTCGCACTACACACCACTGGGATCGACCACATCGAGCCCGACGCAGTGGTCACCGCTGACGGGGTGCGCCGACCGATCGATGCGCTCGTCCTCGCCACCGGATACGAGATGTTCTCCGATCCGGAAACCTACCGAGAGGGAACGGTGGTGGGCCACAACGGGTTCGACCTGGGCCGCTACTACAACTCGGTCGGCCTGCGCGCGTACCACAGCACAGCCGTCGCCGGTCTGCCCAACCGCTGGATGCTGGTCGGGCCGTATTCCTGGACCGGTACCGCCTTCCACTACATCCTGGAGAATGCCACACGGCACATCACCGCGGTGCTGGACGAAACGCGTGACCGCGGCGCGACCCGGGTCGAGGTCACCGAACAGGCGCAAGCGCGCTTCCACGACGACATGGTCAAGCGGGGACAGAATCTCGCCCACTACTTCTCCATTCACTGCGCGGGCTCGAACACCTATTTCGTCAACTCGCAGGGAGAATCCGTTTATGTCCGGCCGTGGACGATTTATCAATCGCGGCGCCGCAGCGTCGAGTTCGACCGGTCCGATTACCGTTTCACCAGCGGTCGGCCGACACCGGCCGAATCCGAGGCTTCCCTGAGCGCGGTGAACTGA
- a CDS encoding SDR family NAD(P)-dependent oxidoreductase, whose protein sequence is MARSSVPRRLWAARKDLARAAVTGVATSAHLASVDPAGKVIVITGGSSGIGAACARRFVRAGATVVLIARGEDQLKQTAADIAAEFDADDRVRWYAGDVTDEERMRAIVDEVLAADGRIDVLVNNAGRSIRRGAVNAVNRSHDYRRTIEANYLGAVTCTLAVLPGMVDRRHGRIVNVSSISTQVFSPRYSAYVASKAALDAFGEVLSGEIAGKGVTITSVKVPLTRTPMIEPSRKVQPAPTISPEQAASLIERAVRHGRPTVSTTAGRIGGSLTSVFPGWSRVARQIEYLAMPESAAAVAQPHDQRRSRTTGA, encoded by the coding sequence GTGGCGAGATCTTCTGTGCCCCGGCGCCTGTGGGCGGCCCGTAAAGACCTCGCACGCGCGGCGGTGACGGGGGTGGCGACGTCGGCCCACCTGGCGTCGGTCGATCCGGCGGGCAAGGTCATCGTGATCACCGGCGGATCGTCGGGGATCGGCGCGGCGTGTGCGCGGCGGTTCGTTCGGGCCGGGGCGACCGTCGTGCTGATCGCGCGAGGCGAGGACCAGTTGAAGCAGACCGCGGCCGACATCGCCGCGGAGTTCGATGCCGACGACCGCGTGCGCTGGTACGCGGGGGATGTCACCGACGAGGAGCGCATGCGGGCGATCGTCGACGAGGTGCTGGCCGCCGACGGCCGGATCGACGTGCTGGTGAACAATGCCGGTCGGTCCATCCGGCGCGGAGCGGTCAACGCGGTCAATCGATCTCACGATTACCGCCGGACGATCGAGGCGAACTACCTGGGCGCGGTGACTTGCACGCTGGCCGTGTTGCCGGGGATGGTCGACCGCCGCCACGGGCGCATCGTCAACGTGTCGAGCATCAGCACCCAGGTGTTCAGCCCGCGCTACAGCGCGTATGTGGCGAGCAAGGCGGCCCTCGACGCGTTCGGCGAGGTGCTCTCGGGCGAGATCGCCGGCAAAGGCGTGACCATCACGTCGGTCAAGGTGCCGCTCACCCGTACGCCGATGATCGAACCGTCGCGCAAGGTGCAGCCGGCGCCGACGATCAGTCCGGAGCAGGCGGCGTCGCTGATCGAACGCGCGGTGCGACACGGGCGGCCGACCGTCTCCACCACGGCGGGGCGCATCGGCGGCAGCCTGACCTCGGTCTTCCCCGGATGGTCGCGCGTGGCGCGCCAAATCGAATACCTGGCGATGCCGGAGTCGGCGGCCGCGGTCGCGCAACCGCATGATCAGCGGAGGTCGAGAACCACCGGGGCGTGA
- a CDS encoding exodeoxyribonuclease III has product MRLATWNVNSIRARSEAVVGWAQAADIDVLAIQETKCTDDGFPVMSFLAAGYDVASMGSGAYNGVAIASRVGLAEVEYGFEGQPAFGGEVEARALSAVCDGVRVWSLYVPNGRTPDDPHFAYKLAWLAALRDRAALWLAHDPAAQIALAGDWNVAPTDADVWDPAEFVGKTHVTDAERDAFASFGDAGYRDAAAPYLDAAKTFTFWDYQQLRFPRNQGMKIDFIQCSPALNDRVFGAEVDKAARKAPGASDHAPVVLDLR; this is encoded by the coding sequence ATGCGTCTGGCGACGTGGAACGTCAATTCGATCCGTGCCCGATCCGAGGCGGTGGTCGGCTGGGCGCAGGCCGCCGACATCGACGTCCTGGCCATCCAGGAGACGAAGTGCACCGATGACGGCTTTCCGGTGATGAGTTTCCTCGCCGCCGGGTACGACGTTGCGTCCATGGGGTCGGGGGCCTACAACGGCGTGGCGATCGCCTCGCGTGTCGGATTGGCCGAGGTGGAGTACGGGTTCGAGGGACAGCCGGCCTTCGGCGGCGAAGTCGAGGCGCGCGCCCTGTCGGCGGTATGCGACGGGGTTCGGGTGTGGAGCCTGTACGTGCCCAACGGTCGGACGCCCGACGACCCGCATTTCGCCTACAAGCTCGCCTGGCTCGCCGCATTGCGCGACCGGGCCGCGCTGTGGCTGGCGCACGACCCGGCCGCGCAGATCGCCCTGGCCGGCGACTGGAACGTGGCGCCGACCGACGCCGACGTGTGGGACCCGGCCGAGTTCGTCGGCAAGACCCATGTCACCGACGCCGAGCGGGACGCCTTCGCCTCCTTCGGCGATGCCGGCTACCGCGACGCCGCCGCCCCCTACCTCGATGCGGCGAAGACCTTTACGTTCTGGGATTACCAGCAACTGCGCTTCCCCCGGAACCAAGGGATGAAGATCGATTTCATCCAGTGCTCCCCGGCACTGAACGACCGCGTGTTCGGCGCCGAGGTCGACAAGGCCGCCCGCAAGGCCCCCGGGGCCAGCGATCACGCCCCGGTGGTTCTCGACCTCCGCTGA
- a CDS encoding barstar family protein has protein sequence MSSNDIGLDEFLAATATGGSAIGLRVVDRVSATAAGPAGCAVRRVDGRDARTLPALYRTMATTWDFPAHFGRNKDAFDDCMGDLPDTRRGYLTEITSPGALLDRAPGELAWFVDSMAFYAGEYAPDRQFGVLLVATADQAADAARIWSAAGAELVAVR, from the coding sequence GTGAGCAGCAATGACATCGGCCTCGACGAGTTCCTCGCCGCGACCGCGACCGGCGGATCGGCCATCGGGTTGCGGGTGGTGGACCGTGTGAGCGCGACCGCCGCCGGGCCGGCCGGGTGCGCGGTCCGACGGGTGGACGGGCGCGACGCGCGGACCCTGCCCGCGCTGTACCGGACGATGGCCACGACGTGGGACTTCCCGGCTCACTTCGGCAGGAACAAAGACGCCTTCGACGACTGCATGGGCGATCTGCCCGACACCCGGCGCGGCTACCTGACCGAGATCACCTCGCCCGGCGCACTGCTCGACCGCGCGCCCGGCGAGCTGGCGTGGTTCGTCGACTCGATGGCCTTCTACGCCGGCGAGTACGCCCCGGACCGGCAGTTCGGCGTCCTGCTGGTGGCCACGGCCGATCAGGCCGCCGACGCCGCCCGGATCTGGTCGGCGGCGGGCGCCGAGTTGGTGGCGGTGCGGTAG
- a CDS encoding ribonuclease domain-containing protein, producing MRSKNTAAATWFAVGVAATVLVVGLVWLFGGSGSGPDPDNPRQPGTASSAAPAHVLRTLSFIDDGRWPSAANAPGTQGGRTFRNNEGQLPRTDSTGARARYREWDVNPKQPGRSRDAERIITGADGSAWYTLDHYRTFHQIRGPNK from the coding sequence ATGCGCTCCAAGAACACAGCTGCCGCGACCTGGTTCGCCGTCGGCGTCGCCGCCACCGTGCTCGTCGTCGGCCTGGTGTGGTTGTTCGGCGGCTCCGGGAGCGGCCCCGATCCGGACAACCCGCGACAGCCCGGCACCGCGAGCTCCGCCGCACCCGCCCACGTCCTGCGCACCCTGTCGTTCATCGATGACGGGCGGTGGCCATCGGCGGCGAACGCGCCGGGCACCCAAGGCGGGCGCACGTTCCGCAACAACGAGGGCCAGCTCCCCCGCACCGATTCCACCGGCGCGCGAGCCCGGTACCGGGAGTGGGACGTCAACCCGAAACAGCCCGGGCGCAGCCGGGATGCCGAACGGATCATCACCGGCGCCGACGGTTCGGCGTGGTACACGCTCGACCACTACCGCACCTTCCACCAGATCCGGGGGCCCAACAAGTGA